A genome region from Manihot esculenta cultivar AM560-2 chromosome 5, M.esculenta_v8, whole genome shotgun sequence includes the following:
- the LOC110614745 gene encoding uncharacterized protein LOC110614745 translates to MLEAMESSVNGGFSHLQSCGDSSEEELSVLPRHTKVVVTGNNRTKSVLVGLQGVVKKAVGLGGWHWLVLTNGIEVKLQRNALSVIEAPTGNEGDDDLEFDNLHWNVSDMASDDTQKSHRSRHRTHKSTGSSHKIMSRSLSCDSQSKSSVSTPHGAAAAAKVDLSKLEMAALWRYWRHFNLVDAIPNPSKEQLVDVVQRHFMSQQMDELQVIVGFVQAAKRLKTVCK, encoded by the exons ATGCTCGAGGCTATGGAGAGTTCAGTCAATGGAGGATTCTCGCATTTACAGAGCTGTGGAGACAGCAGCGAGGAGGAACTCTCTGTGTTGCCTCGTCATACTAAGGTGGTGGTGACCGGAAATAACAGGACTAAGTCGGTGCTTGTGGGTCTTCAGGGAGTAGTCAAGAAGGCTGTTGGTCTTGGCGGTTGGCATTGGCTG GTTCTTACAAATGGCATTGAAGTAAAACTACAGAGGAATGCCCTCAGTGTGATTGAGGCTCCCACTGGCAATGAAGGTGATGATGACTTGGAATTTGATAACCTGCACTGGAATGTATCTGATATGG CATCCGATGATACCCAAAAGTCTCATAGATCAAGACATAGGACTCATAAATCAACAGGATCATCTCACAAGATTATGAGCAGGTCTCTCTCTTGTGATTCTCAGTCTAAGAGCTCTGTTTCTACGCCTCATGGGGCTGCTGCCGCCGCG AAGGTTGACCTCAGCAAATTGGAAATGGCTGCCTTGTGGAGATACTGGAGGCACTTCAATCTT GTGGATGCTATCCCCAACCCATCTAAAGAGCAGCTTGTAGATGTTGTTCAGAGGCATTTTATGTCCCAG CAAATGGATGAGTTGCAGGTGATTGTGGGATTTGTTCAGGCAGCAAAGAGACTGAAGACAGTCTGCAAGTGA
- the LOC110615732 gene encoding NAC domain-containing protein 89 yields the protein MRPSIASLPEIDFDCADEEIFIFLEKMAGGYPLPGNVITDVNPYNYPPSNLPDGIWYLIHSKENGAMEFGCWKVKGEACKLFSNSDITGWRTTLEFFERQVHHECKTDWVMQEYWITQKGPGENSKLKEASSLCRVFLGGEQGLDHKKQQKVSSLHNACENLVHSTKATVPKARDDASNGSTSKPEVDGDAETGNLAVAGEPPFYLVGNPPEIDYISRGDFLELLDLDNPASPSSSSDDSSCLTSSSDECFDSLALLQELDSEINWHSAQKNESCKFSVSASFRPNEVVMAPISPGTSFSIEESKPPTEELVGTNPSVLPTLANDSNDLDNRVLQHTVRNHNADNTAGGPSNSSDVGTSSSCQLPSRDGKRKVSKLRTKKHKKYLCFIPFSFLF from the exons ATGCGTCCTTCAATTGCTTCTCTTCCTGAAATTGATTTTGATTGTGCTGATGAGGAGATCTTTATCTTTTTGGAGAAAATGGCGGGTGGATACCCTCTTCCAGGAAATGTGATTACTGATGTCAACCCATACAACTATCCACCATCAAATTTACCAG ATGGAATTTGGTACTTGATTCACTCCAAGGAGAATGGGGCTATGGAATTTGGATGCTGGAAGGTTAAAGGGGAAGCCTGTAAGCTATTTTCGAACTCTGACATCACTGGTTGGAGGACAACTCTTGAATTTTTTGAGCGTCAAGTGCACCACGAGTGTAAAACTGATTGGGTGATGCAAGAGTACTGGATCACTCAGAAGGGGCCAGGTGAAAACAGCAAGTTGAAG GAAGCCAGTTCACTATGCAGGGTCTTTCTTGGCGGTGAACAAGGTCTAGATCATAAAAAGCAGCAGAAAGTGTCTAGCCTCCATAATGCATGTGAAAACCTCGTTCACTCAACAAAAGCAACTGTTCCAAAGGCTCGTGATGATGCTAGCAATGGTTCCACAAGCAAACCTGAG GTGGATGGAGATGCTGAAACAGGAAACTTGGCTGTGGCAGGAGAACCTCCATTTTATCTGGTAGGAAACCCACCAGAAATTGACTATATTTCCAGAGGAGACTTCTTGGAACTGCTAGATCTTGATAATCCAGCATCGCCTTCTTCAAGTTCGGATGATTCAAGTTGTTTGACCTCATCATCAGATGAATGTTTTGACTCGTTGGCTTTGCTGCAAGAACTAGATTCTGAAATTAACTGGCACTCTGCACAGAAGAATGAAAGTTGCAAGTTCAGTGTCTCTGCATCCTTCAGACCAAATGAGGTGGTTATGGCTCCAATATCTCCAG GAACTTCTTTTAGCATTGAAGAAAGCAAGCCACCTACTGAAGAACTTGTTGGAACTAATCCATCCGTACTACCCACTTTGGCTAATGACTCTAATGATCTAGATAATAGAGTTTTACAGCATACAGTCAGAAACCACAATGCAGATAACACGGCCGGAGGTCCATCAAATTCTAGTGATGTAGGCACATCATCCAGTTGCCAGCTTCCGTCTCGAGAtggaaaaaggaaagtttccaagtTGAGGACGAAGAAACACAAGAAGTATCTGTGCTTCATCCCATTTTCCTTCCTCTTCTAA